One genomic segment of Manis pentadactyla isolate mManPen7 chromosome 1, mManPen7.hap1, whole genome shotgun sequence includes these proteins:
- the GPR15 gene encoding G-protein coupled receptor 15: protein MDPEATIVYLDYFYATSPNPEIEETHSHVPYTSVFLPIFYTAVFLIGVLGNLLLLSALYFKKGSRRLIDIFIINLAASDFIFLVTLPLWVDKEASLGLWRTGSFLCKGSSYMISVNMHCSVFLLTCMSVDRYVTIVCPALSRKFRRKDCAYGVCASVWFISCLLGLPTLLSRELTLIDSKPYCAEKRATSTKLTWALVALIFTFFVPLVSIMACYCSITRKLCAHYQQSGKHNKKLRKSMKIIFIVVAAFVFSWLPFNTFKLLAVVSGLQRELSFSSAFLQLGMEVSGPLAFANSCVNPFIYYIFDSYIRRAILHCLCPCVKNYEFGSSTETSDSHLTKALSNVIHAEDFSRRRKRSVSL, encoded by the coding sequence ATGGATCCAGAAGCAACCAttgtttatttggattatttctatGCTACAAGCCCAAATCCTGAAATTGAGGAGACCCACTCCCATGTTCCTTATACATCTGTCTTCCTTCCCATCTTTTACACAGCTGTGTTCCTGATTGGAGTGTTGGGGAACCTGCTCCTCCTGAGTGCACTGTACTTCAAAAAGGGCAGCCGAAGACTGATCGACATCTTCATCATCAACCTGGctgcctctgacttcattttccTTGTCACATTGCCTCTCTGGGTGGATAAAGAAGCATCTTTAGGACTGTGGAGGACAGGCTCTTTCCTGTGCAAAGGCAGCTCCTACATGATCTCAGTCAACATGCACTGCAGTGTCTTCTTGCTCACCTGCATGAGTGTTGACCGCTACGTCACCATTGTGTGTCCAGCCCTATCCAGGAAATTCAGAAGGAAAGACTGTGCATATGGAGTCTGTGCCAGTGTCTGGTTTATCTCCTGCCTTCTGGGGTTGCCTACTCTTCTGTCCAGGGAGCTCACCCTGATTGACAGTAAGCCATACTGTGCAGAGAAGAGGGCTACTTCCACTAAACTGACTTGGGCCCTAGTGGCcttaatttttaccttctttgtCCCTTTGGTGAGCATTATGGCCTGCTACTGTTCCATCACAAGGAAACTGTGTGCCCATTACCAGCAGTCAGGAAAGCATAacaaaaaactgaggaaatccaTGAAGATCATCTTTATTGTGGTGGCAGCCTTTGTCTTTTCCTGGCTGCCGTTTAATACTTTCAAGCTCCTGGCTGTTGTCTCTGGGTTGCAGCGAGAACTCTCCTTCTCCTCAGCTTTTCTCCAGCTGGGAATGGAGGTGAGTGGGCCCTTGGCATTTGCCAACAGCTGTGTCAACCCTTTCATTTACTATATCTTTGACAGCTACATCCGCCGGGCCATCCTGCACTGCTTATGCCCTTGCGTGAAGAACTATGAGTTTGGGAGCAGCACTGAGACCTCCGACAGTCACCTCACTAAGGCTCTCTCTAATGTCATTCATGCAGAGGATTTTtccagaaggaggaagaggtcTGTGTCACTCTAA